The segment AGCCACACATCACTGCCCACCACCACATCGCCACGGGTGCCGTTGTAATCGGTAATGTGCTGCGCCGCCTTGAGCATCGCCGGAAAGGGATACGTTGTTACCCAGTCGGCGCGATGGTGCCCGCCCAAAAATATATTCACCCCTTCGGCAATCGAGCAAAAAGCCCCGATGCGCAGGGTCGAGCCTTCTTTCCAGTCATGCACCAAGGGCAGACCATAGCTGCCACGACCCATTTCGTAGTCGGGATAGCACTGTTTGAAACGGGCAACGCCCCGCTCGATTTTCGGTAATTTACGGATTGCACGCTTGGCGCGCTTCTCCCGAAAACGTTCAATCCAGCCCATGGTGCACTCCCCGTCTCAGTCTTTTTCCAGCGGTGAAAAATACAACCGCCCCAAGCCACGCCAGGTTTTACCCGTCCAGTGCCTGAACGGAATCTGTGCCAACAACTCACGGGCCAGGGCACGATTGCGGTTGGCCGTTTTCAGGAACATGGAGTTGAGAAACTTGTAACGCACCTCGTCATACAACGGATGGTCACTGAAGAGCGCATAGATGCGCAAAATACTGTCGTTCATGAAGCGATGGTTCTTGTACGAGTTGGTGGCGTGCTTGCGATAGCGCGCCATCACCACGTTCAGGCCGTCGATAAAGTACCCGGCGTGGGTAATTTTCAGCTCGATGTACAGATCTTCAAGGCGAATGGCCGGATCAAAGCCCCCCACCTTGTCCAGCGCTTCGCGGCGGATCATCAGGGTTGGCGCTGGCGGATAAGGCTTGCGCTCAAGGAACATGTCATCAAAATCCAGACGCCTGAACGGTACGTCACGGCGCTGGCGATTCTCCGGGAACAGGTTGCCGTCGGCATCGATCAACTCGATATTACCCGCGCAAATACCCACTTCGGGCTTGCCATCCATGTACGCGACCTGCACCGCAATGCGGTCCGGCATCATGATGTCATCGGAGCCGAACGGCACAATCAGGCTGCCCTTGGCACGGGCAATCGCGCCATTCAGGGTGTTGGTCAGGCCCTGATTCTGCTGTACCCGAAAGTCGAAACCATGCACCGCCTGCAAGCGCTCAATGCGCTCGACGCTGTCATCGGGTGAACCGTCATCAACCACCAGCAACTCAATATTGGGATAGGTCTGATCCAGAACACTCTGAATGCTCTGCTCGATATAAGGCCCGTGGTTATAGGAGGCGATGATCACCGTTACCAAGGGTTGCGAATCTGTCATGGGTGTTCCTTGCGTGCCTGGCTCAAGCCAGAGTCGATCAAATCCAGATACTGCTGACGGAACACTTCAATGTCGTGGTGCTCCTGCAAGTAGCGATACGCCTGTTCACCCTTGGCCTGCAGCGCCTGATCCGACAAGGCCAGGTACTCATCCAGCGCGGCGGTGAGTGTCGCCACATCACTGGGCTTCACGGCCAGGCCGCCAGCGCCTTCAATCAGCGGCAACATGGCCGGCACATTGGTTGCGATCACAGGCAAATGCCCGCTCATGCCTTCAAGCAGCGCCAACCCCAGGCCTTCTGCCAGCGAAGGCATGGTCCAGATATCGAAGGCGCGCACGTACTGCAATGCATTCTCCTGGAAACCCAGCAGGTGCGCACGGCCAGTGAGGCCCAACTGCTCGATCTGTTCGCGCAGGCGCGACTCTTCACGCCCGGCGCCAATGATTGCCAACTGCGCTGTCGGGTATTTGTCTTTCAAGGTGGCGAAGGCTTGCAGCAAGAAACGATGGCCCTTGATCGGCACCAAACGTCCCAGAGCACCAATCATCCGTGCATCCTGATCCAGGCCGAGCTGTTCACGTGCCTGCTGGCGTGGCAGCTGCAAGGCTTCGGCTTGCTCGATGTCGATGGCATTGGTAATCGCGTAAGTATTTTGCTCGGTGAAACCGCA is part of the Pseudomonas sp. ML2-2023-3 genome and harbors:
- a CDS encoding CatB-related O-acetyltransferase, which translates into the protein MGWIERFREKRAKRAIRKLPKIERGVARFKQCYPDYEMGRGSYGLPLVHDWKEGSTLRIGAFCSIAEGVNIFLGGHHRADWVTTYPFPAMLKAAQHITDYNGTRGDVVVGSDVWLCSNSTVLSGVSIGHGAIVAAGALVTRDVEPYAVVGGNPAKFLRWRFPEEQRLALLQTAWWEWPDADIEQAVGQLCSDNIEGFLTLARQRQA
- a CDS encoding glycosyltransferase; this encodes MTDSQPLVTVIIASYNHGPYIEQSIQSVLDQTYPNIELLVVDDGSPDDSVERIERLQAVHGFDFRVQQNQGLTNTLNGAIARAKGSLIVPFGSDDIMMPDRIAVQVAYMDGKPEVGICAGNIELIDADGNLFPENRQRRDVPFRRLDFDDMFLERKPYPPAPTLMIRREALDKVGGFDPAIRLEDLYIELKITHAGYFIDGLNVVMARYRKHATNSYKNHRFMNDSILRIYALFSDHPLYDEVRYKFLNSMFLKTANRNRALARELLAQIPFRHWTGKTWRGLGRLYFSPLEKD
- a CDS encoding glycosyltransferase, whose product is MKRSKVLQLQPDYNVKSHDFADLAEQIVRALPRERYEITAAFLRGRPAPGEPVSKADHSVYFEFSDKSLKGMRLRAMWALYKFCRKEQFDVVICNRFKPVNMMLQLNRWLKIPLCVGISHGFGEYDRFYRRSQAKRLIDKAWRFVGVSPAVKQYLLDCKCGFTEQNTYAITNAIDIEQAEALQLPRQQAREQLGLDQDARMIGALGRLVPIKGHRFLLQAFATLKDKYPTAQLAIIGAGREESRLREQIEQLGLTGRAHLLGFQENALQYVRAFDIWTMPSLAEGLGLALLEGMSGHLPVIATNVPAMLPLIEGAGGLAVKPSDVATLTAALDEYLALSDQALQAKGEQAYRYLQEHHDIEVFRQQYLDLIDSGLSQARKEHP